The Polyodon spathula isolate WHYD16114869_AA chromosome 3, ASM1765450v1, whole genome shotgun sequence genome has a segment encoding these proteins:
- the LOC121313493 gene encoding protein SSXT-like isoform X2: protein MSVAFAAHRQRGKGDITPAAIQKLLDENNHLIQCIMDFQSKGKTAECSQYQQMLHRNLVYLATIADSNQNMQSLLPASDSPTTEIKHEPPSQNMAMGPGGMSQSGPPQPPHGHSMPPEGMVGGGPPASHMQNQMNGQMPGPNHMPMQGPGPNQPNMPNSSMNMPPNSHGSVGGYNHSVPSSQSMPVQNQINMNQGQPMSNYGPRPNMNMQPNQGPMMHQQPPSQQYSIPQGGGQHYQGQQNPMAMMAQVSQGNHVMGQRPMPPYRPPQQGPPQQYAGQEDYYGEQYSHGAQGPPEGHNDYGYQQPSYPEQGNDRPYEDSSQHYFEGGNSQYTQQQEAYQQGPPQQQGYPPQQQQQQQQYPGQQAYPGQQQGYGPSQGTPGQYPSYSQGQGQQYGGYRPPQPGQPQQQRPYGYDQGQYGNYQQ from the exons atgtcgGTGGCATTTGCAGCTCACAGACAGCGGGGAAAGGGCGACATCACACCGGCAGCTATTCAGAAG TTGCTTGATGAAAACAATCATCTTATCCAGTGTATAATGGACTTCCAGAGCAAAGGAAAAACTGCAGAGTGCTCACA GTACCAGCAGATGTTGCACAGAAATTTAGTCTACCTGGCTACAATAGCAGACTCCAATCAGAATATGCAGTCCCTCCTGCCTGCT TCTGACTCACCCACCACAGAGATAAAGCATGAA CCTCCTTCACAGAACATGGCTATGGGTCCAGGGGGCATGAGTCAAAGCGGCCCACCCCAGCCCCCGCACGGTCACAGCATGCCCCCTGAAGGAATGGTTGGTGGAGGACCCCCTGCCTCTCACATGCAGAACCAGATGAACGGACAGATGCCTG gacCCAATCATATGCCCATGCAAGGACCTGGACCAAACCAGCCTAACATGCCAAACAGCTCCATGAACATGCCACCTAACAGCCATGGATCAGTGGGAGGCTACAACCATTCCGTCCCATCCTCACAGAGCATGCCTGTACAGAACCAGATTAATATGAATCAAGGACAGCCTATGAGTAACTACGGCCCTCGACCAAACATGAACATGCAGCCTAACCAAG GTCCTATGATGCACCAACAGCCCCCTTCCCAACAGTACAGCATTCCTCAGGGAGGCGGGCAGCATTACCAGGGTCAACAGAACCCTATGGCAATGATGGCCCAGGTCAGCCAAGGCAACCATGTAATGGGACAAAGACCAATGCCTCCGTACAGACCACCACAGCAAG gTCCTCCTCAGCAATACGCTGGCCAGGAGGATTATTATGGGGAGCAGTACAGTCATGGTGCACAAGGCCCTCCAGAAG GTCATAATGATTACGGTTATCAGCAACCATCGTATCCTGAACAAGGCAACGATAGGCCTTATGAGGATTCCTCACAACATTACTTCGAAGGAG GTAATTCACAGTACACCCAACAGCAGGAAGCCTATCAGCAAGGACCCCCTCAGCAGCAAGGCTATCcacctcagcagcagcagcagcagcagcagtatccAGGCCAGCAAGCTTACCCAGGGCAGCAGCAAGGCTATG GTCCATCCCAGGGCACCCCAGGACAGTATCCCAGCTACTCCCAAGGGCAGGGCCAGCAGTATGGGGGTTACAGACCTCCTCAGCCTGGCCAGCCGCAGCAGCAGAGGCCTTATGGATATGATCAA
- the LOC121313493 gene encoding protein SSXT-like isoform X1, producing the protein MSVAFAAHRQRGKGDITPAAIQKLLDENNHLIQCIMDFQSKGKTAECSQYQQMLHRNLVYLATIADSNQNMQSLLPAKSDSPTTEIKHEPPSQNMAMGPGGMSQSGPPQPPHGHSMPPEGMVGGGPPASHMQNQMNGQMPGPNHMPMQGPGPNQPNMPNSSMNMPPNSHGSVGGYNHSVPSSQSMPVQNQINMNQGQPMSNYGPRPNMNMQPNQGPMMHQQPPSQQYSIPQGGGQHYQGQQNPMAMMAQVSQGNHVMGQRPMPPYRPPQQGPPQQYAGQEDYYGEQYSHGAQGPPEGHNDYGYQQPSYPEQGNDRPYEDSSQHYFEGGNSQYTQQQEAYQQGPPQQQGYPPQQQQQQQQYPGQQAYPGQQQGYGPSQGTPGQYPSYSQGQGQQYGGYRPPQPGQPQQQRPYGYDQGQYGNYQQ; encoded by the exons atgtcgGTGGCATTTGCAGCTCACAGACAGCGGGGAAAGGGCGACATCACACCGGCAGCTATTCAGAAG TTGCTTGATGAAAACAATCATCTTATCCAGTGTATAATGGACTTCCAGAGCAAAGGAAAAACTGCAGAGTGCTCACA GTACCAGCAGATGTTGCACAGAAATTTAGTCTACCTGGCTACAATAGCAGACTCCAATCAGAATATGCAGTCCCTCCTGCCTGCT AAGTCTGACTCACCCACCACAGAGATAAAGCATGAA CCTCCTTCACAGAACATGGCTATGGGTCCAGGGGGCATGAGTCAAAGCGGCCCACCCCAGCCCCCGCACGGTCACAGCATGCCCCCTGAAGGAATGGTTGGTGGAGGACCCCCTGCCTCTCACATGCAGAACCAGATGAACGGACAGATGCCTG gacCCAATCATATGCCCATGCAAGGACCTGGACCAAACCAGCCTAACATGCCAAACAGCTCCATGAACATGCCACCTAACAGCCATGGATCAGTGGGAGGCTACAACCATTCCGTCCCATCCTCACAGAGCATGCCTGTACAGAACCAGATTAATATGAATCAAGGACAGCCTATGAGTAACTACGGCCCTCGACCAAACATGAACATGCAGCCTAACCAAG GTCCTATGATGCACCAACAGCCCCCTTCCCAACAGTACAGCATTCCTCAGGGAGGCGGGCAGCATTACCAGGGTCAACAGAACCCTATGGCAATGATGGCCCAGGTCAGCCAAGGCAACCATGTAATGGGACAAAGACCAATGCCTCCGTACAGACCACCACAGCAAG gTCCTCCTCAGCAATACGCTGGCCAGGAGGATTATTATGGGGAGCAGTACAGTCATGGTGCACAAGGCCCTCCAGAAG GTCATAATGATTACGGTTATCAGCAACCATCGTATCCTGAACAAGGCAACGATAGGCCTTATGAGGATTCCTCACAACATTACTTCGAAGGAG GTAATTCACAGTACACCCAACAGCAGGAAGCCTATCAGCAAGGACCCCCTCAGCAGCAAGGCTATCcacctcagcagcagcagcagcagcagcagtatccAGGCCAGCAAGCTTACCCAGGGCAGCAGCAAGGCTATG GTCCATCCCAGGGCACCCCAGGACAGTATCCCAGCTACTCCCAAGGGCAGGGCCAGCAGTATGGGGGTTACAGACCTCCTCAGCCTGGCCAGCCGCAGCAGCAGAGGCCTTATGGATATGATCAA
- the LOC121313493 gene encoding protein SSXT-like isoform X7 — translation MSVAFAAHRQRGKGDITPAAIQKLLDENNHLIQCIMDFQSKGKTAECSQYQQMLHRNLVYLATIADSNQNMQSLLPAKSDSPTTEIKHEPPSQNMAMGPGGMSQSGPPQPPHGHSMPPEGMVGGGPPASHMQNQMNGQMPGPMMHQQPPSQQYSIPQGGGQHYQGQQNPMAMMAQVSQGNHVMGQRPMPPYRPPQQGPPQQYAGQEDYYGEQYSHGAQGPPEGHNDYGYQQPSYPEQGNDRPYEDSSQHYFEGGNSQYTQQQEAYQQGPPQQQGYPPQQQQQQQQYPGQQAYPGQQQGYGPSQGTPGQYPSYSQGQGQQYGGYRPPQPGQPQQQRPYGYDQGQYGNYQQ, via the exons atgtcgGTGGCATTTGCAGCTCACAGACAGCGGGGAAAGGGCGACATCACACCGGCAGCTATTCAGAAG TTGCTTGATGAAAACAATCATCTTATCCAGTGTATAATGGACTTCCAGAGCAAAGGAAAAACTGCAGAGTGCTCACA GTACCAGCAGATGTTGCACAGAAATTTAGTCTACCTGGCTACAATAGCAGACTCCAATCAGAATATGCAGTCCCTCCTGCCTGCT AAGTCTGACTCACCCACCACAGAGATAAAGCATGAA CCTCCTTCACAGAACATGGCTATGGGTCCAGGGGGCATGAGTCAAAGCGGCCCACCCCAGCCCCCGCACGGTCACAGCATGCCCCCTGAAGGAATGGTTGGTGGAGGACCCCCTGCCTCTCACATGCAGAACCAGATGAACGGACAGATGCCTG GTCCTATGATGCACCAACAGCCCCCTTCCCAACAGTACAGCATTCCTCAGGGAGGCGGGCAGCATTACCAGGGTCAACAGAACCCTATGGCAATGATGGCCCAGGTCAGCCAAGGCAACCATGTAATGGGACAAAGACCAATGCCTCCGTACAGACCACCACAGCAAG gTCCTCCTCAGCAATACGCTGGCCAGGAGGATTATTATGGGGAGCAGTACAGTCATGGTGCACAAGGCCCTCCAGAAG GTCATAATGATTACGGTTATCAGCAACCATCGTATCCTGAACAAGGCAACGATAGGCCTTATGAGGATTCCTCACAACATTACTTCGAAGGAG GTAATTCACAGTACACCCAACAGCAGGAAGCCTATCAGCAAGGACCCCCTCAGCAGCAAGGCTATCcacctcagcagcagcagcagcagcagcagtatccAGGCCAGCAAGCTTACCCAGGGCAGCAGCAAGGCTATG GTCCATCCCAGGGCACCCCAGGACAGTATCCCAGCTACTCCCAAGGGCAGGGCCAGCAGTATGGGGGTTACAGACCTCCTCAGCCTGGCCAGCCGCAGCAGCAGAGGCCTTATGGATATGATCAA
- the LOC121313493 gene encoding protein SSXT-like isoform X5 produces the protein MSVAFAAHRQRGKGDITPAAIQKLLDENNHLIQCIMDFQSKGKTAECSQYQQMLHRNLVYLATIADSNQNMQSLLPAKSDSPTTEIKHEPPSQNMAMGPGGMSQSGPPQPPHGHSMPPEGMVGGGPPASHMQNQMNGQMPGPNHMPMQGPGPNQPNMPNSSMNMPPNSHGSVGGYNHSVPSSQSMPVQNQINMNQGQPMSNYGPRPNMNMQPNQGPMMHQQPPSQQYSIPQGGGQHYQGQQNPMAMMAQVSQGNHVMGQRPMPPYRPPQQGPPQQYAGQEDYYGEQYSHGAQGPPEGNSQYTQQQEAYQQGPPQQQGYPPQQQQQQQQYPGQQAYPGQQQGYGPSQGTPGQYPSYSQGQGQQYGGYRPPQPGQPQQQRPYGYDQGQYGNYQQ, from the exons atgtcgGTGGCATTTGCAGCTCACAGACAGCGGGGAAAGGGCGACATCACACCGGCAGCTATTCAGAAG TTGCTTGATGAAAACAATCATCTTATCCAGTGTATAATGGACTTCCAGAGCAAAGGAAAAACTGCAGAGTGCTCACA GTACCAGCAGATGTTGCACAGAAATTTAGTCTACCTGGCTACAATAGCAGACTCCAATCAGAATATGCAGTCCCTCCTGCCTGCT AAGTCTGACTCACCCACCACAGAGATAAAGCATGAA CCTCCTTCACAGAACATGGCTATGGGTCCAGGGGGCATGAGTCAAAGCGGCCCACCCCAGCCCCCGCACGGTCACAGCATGCCCCCTGAAGGAATGGTTGGTGGAGGACCCCCTGCCTCTCACATGCAGAACCAGATGAACGGACAGATGCCTG gacCCAATCATATGCCCATGCAAGGACCTGGACCAAACCAGCCTAACATGCCAAACAGCTCCATGAACATGCCACCTAACAGCCATGGATCAGTGGGAGGCTACAACCATTCCGTCCCATCCTCACAGAGCATGCCTGTACAGAACCAGATTAATATGAATCAAGGACAGCCTATGAGTAACTACGGCCCTCGACCAAACATGAACATGCAGCCTAACCAAG GTCCTATGATGCACCAACAGCCCCCTTCCCAACAGTACAGCATTCCTCAGGGAGGCGGGCAGCATTACCAGGGTCAACAGAACCCTATGGCAATGATGGCCCAGGTCAGCCAAGGCAACCATGTAATGGGACAAAGACCAATGCCTCCGTACAGACCACCACAGCAAG gTCCTCCTCAGCAATACGCTGGCCAGGAGGATTATTATGGGGAGCAGTACAGTCATGGTGCACAAGGCCCTCCAGAAG GTAATTCACAGTACACCCAACAGCAGGAAGCCTATCAGCAAGGACCCCCTCAGCAGCAAGGCTATCcacctcagcagcagcagcagcagcagcagtatccAGGCCAGCAAGCTTACCCAGGGCAGCAGCAAGGCTATG GTCCATCCCAGGGCACCCCAGGACAGTATCCCAGCTACTCCCAAGGGCAGGGCCAGCAGTATGGGGGTTACAGACCTCCTCAGCCTGGCCAGCCGCAGCAGCAGAGGCCTTATGGATATGATCAA
- the LOC121313493 gene encoding protein SSXT-like isoform X4, with protein sequence MSVAFAAHRQRGKGDITPAAIQKLLDENNHLIQCIMDFQSKGKTAECSQYQQMLHRNLVYLATIADSNQNMQSLLPAPPSQNMAMGPGGMSQSGPPQPPHGHSMPPEGMVGGGPPASHMQNQMNGQMPGPNHMPMQGPGPNQPNMPNSSMNMPPNSHGSVGGYNHSVPSSQSMPVQNQINMNQGQPMSNYGPRPNMNMQPNQGPMMHQQPPSQQYSIPQGGGQHYQGQQNPMAMMAQVSQGNHVMGQRPMPPYRPPQQGPPQQYAGQEDYYGEQYSHGAQGPPEGHNDYGYQQPSYPEQGNDRPYEDSSQHYFEGGNSQYTQQQEAYQQGPPQQQGYPPQQQQQQQQYPGQQAYPGQQQGYGPSQGTPGQYPSYSQGQGQQYGGYRPPQPGQPQQQRPYGYDQGQYGNYQQ encoded by the exons atgtcgGTGGCATTTGCAGCTCACAGACAGCGGGGAAAGGGCGACATCACACCGGCAGCTATTCAGAAG TTGCTTGATGAAAACAATCATCTTATCCAGTGTATAATGGACTTCCAGAGCAAAGGAAAAACTGCAGAGTGCTCACA GTACCAGCAGATGTTGCACAGAAATTTAGTCTACCTGGCTACAATAGCAGACTCCAATCAGAATATGCAGTCCCTCCTGCCTGCT CCTCCTTCACAGAACATGGCTATGGGTCCAGGGGGCATGAGTCAAAGCGGCCCACCCCAGCCCCCGCACGGTCACAGCATGCCCCCTGAAGGAATGGTTGGTGGAGGACCCCCTGCCTCTCACATGCAGAACCAGATGAACGGACAGATGCCTG gacCCAATCATATGCCCATGCAAGGACCTGGACCAAACCAGCCTAACATGCCAAACAGCTCCATGAACATGCCACCTAACAGCCATGGATCAGTGGGAGGCTACAACCATTCCGTCCCATCCTCACAGAGCATGCCTGTACAGAACCAGATTAATATGAATCAAGGACAGCCTATGAGTAACTACGGCCCTCGACCAAACATGAACATGCAGCCTAACCAAG GTCCTATGATGCACCAACAGCCCCCTTCCCAACAGTACAGCATTCCTCAGGGAGGCGGGCAGCATTACCAGGGTCAACAGAACCCTATGGCAATGATGGCCCAGGTCAGCCAAGGCAACCATGTAATGGGACAAAGACCAATGCCTCCGTACAGACCACCACAGCAAG gTCCTCCTCAGCAATACGCTGGCCAGGAGGATTATTATGGGGAGCAGTACAGTCATGGTGCACAAGGCCCTCCAGAAG GTCATAATGATTACGGTTATCAGCAACCATCGTATCCTGAACAAGGCAACGATAGGCCTTATGAGGATTCCTCACAACATTACTTCGAAGGAG GTAATTCACAGTACACCCAACAGCAGGAAGCCTATCAGCAAGGACCCCCTCAGCAGCAAGGCTATCcacctcagcagcagcagcagcagcagcagtatccAGGCCAGCAAGCTTACCCAGGGCAGCAGCAAGGCTATG GTCCATCCCAGGGCACCCCAGGACAGTATCCCAGCTACTCCCAAGGGCAGGGCCAGCAGTATGGGGGTTACAGACCTCCTCAGCCTGGCCAGCCGCAGCAGCAGAGGCCTTATGGATATGATCAA
- the LOC121313493 gene encoding protein SSXT-like isoform X8, which translates to MSVAFAAHRQRGKGDITPAAIQKLLDENNHLIQCIMDFQSKGKTAECSQYQQMLHRNLVYLATIADSNQNMQSLLPAPPSQNMAMGPGGMSQSGPPQPPHGHSMPPEGMVGGGPPASHMQNQMNGQMPGPMMHQQPPSQQYSIPQGGGQHYQGQQNPMAMMAQVSQGNHVMGQRPMPPYRPPQQGPPQQYAGQEDYYGEQYSHGAQGPPEGHNDYGYQQPSYPEQGNDRPYEDSSQHYFEGGNSQYTQQQEAYQQGPPQQQGYPPQQQQQQQQYPGQQAYPGQQQGYGPSQGTPGQYPSYSQGQGQQYGGYRPPQPGQPQQQRPYGYDQGQYGNYQQ; encoded by the exons atgtcgGTGGCATTTGCAGCTCACAGACAGCGGGGAAAGGGCGACATCACACCGGCAGCTATTCAGAAG TTGCTTGATGAAAACAATCATCTTATCCAGTGTATAATGGACTTCCAGAGCAAAGGAAAAACTGCAGAGTGCTCACA GTACCAGCAGATGTTGCACAGAAATTTAGTCTACCTGGCTACAATAGCAGACTCCAATCAGAATATGCAGTCCCTCCTGCCTGCT CCTCCTTCACAGAACATGGCTATGGGTCCAGGGGGCATGAGTCAAAGCGGCCCACCCCAGCCCCCGCACGGTCACAGCATGCCCCCTGAAGGAATGGTTGGTGGAGGACCCCCTGCCTCTCACATGCAGAACCAGATGAACGGACAGATGCCTG GTCCTATGATGCACCAACAGCCCCCTTCCCAACAGTACAGCATTCCTCAGGGAGGCGGGCAGCATTACCAGGGTCAACAGAACCCTATGGCAATGATGGCCCAGGTCAGCCAAGGCAACCATGTAATGGGACAAAGACCAATGCCTCCGTACAGACCACCACAGCAAG gTCCTCCTCAGCAATACGCTGGCCAGGAGGATTATTATGGGGAGCAGTACAGTCATGGTGCACAAGGCCCTCCAGAAG GTCATAATGATTACGGTTATCAGCAACCATCGTATCCTGAACAAGGCAACGATAGGCCTTATGAGGATTCCTCACAACATTACTTCGAAGGAG GTAATTCACAGTACACCCAACAGCAGGAAGCCTATCAGCAAGGACCCCCTCAGCAGCAAGGCTATCcacctcagcagcagcagcagcagcagcagtatccAGGCCAGCAAGCTTACCCAGGGCAGCAGCAAGGCTATG GTCCATCCCAGGGCACCCCAGGACAGTATCCCAGCTACTCCCAAGGGCAGGGCCAGCAGTATGGGGGTTACAGACCTCCTCAGCCTGGCCAGCCGCAGCAGCAGAGGCCTTATGGATATGATCAA
- the LOC121313493 gene encoding protein SSXT-like isoform X3 — MSVAFAAHRQRGKGDITPAAIQKLLDENNHLIQCIMDFQSKGKTAECSQYQQMLHRNLVYLATIADSNQNMQSLLPAKSDSPTTEIKHEPPSQNMAMGPGGMSQSGPPQPPHGHSMPPEGMVGGGPPASHMQNQMNGQMPGPNHMPMQGPGPNQPNMPNSSMNMPPNSHGSVGGYNHSVPSSQSMPVQNQINMNQGQPMSNYGPRPNMNMQPNQGPMMHQQPPSQQYSIPQGGGQHYQGQQNPMAMMAQVSQGNHVMGQRPMPPYRPPQQGPPQQYAGQEDYYGEQYSHGAQGPPEGHNDYGYQQPSYPEQGNDRPYEDSSQHYFEGGNSQYTQQQEAYQQGPPQQQGYPPQQQQQQQQYPGQQAYPGQQQGYGPSQGTPGQYPSYSQGQGQQYGGYRPPQPGQPQQQRPYGYDQAIMRK; from the exons atgtcgGTGGCATTTGCAGCTCACAGACAGCGGGGAAAGGGCGACATCACACCGGCAGCTATTCAGAAG TTGCTTGATGAAAACAATCATCTTATCCAGTGTATAATGGACTTCCAGAGCAAAGGAAAAACTGCAGAGTGCTCACA GTACCAGCAGATGTTGCACAGAAATTTAGTCTACCTGGCTACAATAGCAGACTCCAATCAGAATATGCAGTCCCTCCTGCCTGCT AAGTCTGACTCACCCACCACAGAGATAAAGCATGAA CCTCCTTCACAGAACATGGCTATGGGTCCAGGGGGCATGAGTCAAAGCGGCCCACCCCAGCCCCCGCACGGTCACAGCATGCCCCCTGAAGGAATGGTTGGTGGAGGACCCCCTGCCTCTCACATGCAGAACCAGATGAACGGACAGATGCCTG gacCCAATCATATGCCCATGCAAGGACCTGGACCAAACCAGCCTAACATGCCAAACAGCTCCATGAACATGCCACCTAACAGCCATGGATCAGTGGGAGGCTACAACCATTCCGTCCCATCCTCACAGAGCATGCCTGTACAGAACCAGATTAATATGAATCAAGGACAGCCTATGAGTAACTACGGCCCTCGACCAAACATGAACATGCAGCCTAACCAAG GTCCTATGATGCACCAACAGCCCCCTTCCCAACAGTACAGCATTCCTCAGGGAGGCGGGCAGCATTACCAGGGTCAACAGAACCCTATGGCAATGATGGCCCAGGTCAGCCAAGGCAACCATGTAATGGGACAAAGACCAATGCCTCCGTACAGACCACCACAGCAAG gTCCTCCTCAGCAATACGCTGGCCAGGAGGATTATTATGGGGAGCAGTACAGTCATGGTGCACAAGGCCCTCCAGAAG GTCATAATGATTACGGTTATCAGCAACCATCGTATCCTGAACAAGGCAACGATAGGCCTTATGAGGATTCCTCACAACATTACTTCGAAGGAG GTAATTCACAGTACACCCAACAGCAGGAAGCCTATCAGCAAGGACCCCCTCAGCAGCAAGGCTATCcacctcagcagcagcagcagcagcagcagtatccAGGCCAGCAAGCTTACCCAGGGCAGCAGCAAGGCTATG GTCCATCCCAGGGCACCCCAGGACAGTATCCCAGCTACTCCCAAGGGCAGGGCCAGCAGTATGGGGGTTACAGACCTCCTCAGCCTGGCCAGCCGCAGCAGCAGAGGCCTTATGGATATGATCAA
- the LOC121313493 gene encoding protein SSXT-like isoform X6 — protein sequence MSVAFAAHRQRGKGDITPAAIQKLLDENNHLIQCIMDFQSKGKTAECSQYQQMLHRNLVYLATIADSNQNMQSLLPAPPSQNMAMGPGGMSQSGPPQPPHGHSMPPEGMVGGGPPASHMQNQMNGQMPGPNHMPMQGPGPNQPNMPNSSMNMPPNSHGSVGGYNHSVPSSQSMPVQNQINMNQGQPMSNYGPRPNMNMQPNQGPMMHQQPPSQQYSIPQGGGQHYQGQQNPMAMMAQVSQGNHVMGQRPMPPYRPPQQGPPQQYAGQEDYYGEQYSHGAQGPPEGNSQYTQQQEAYQQGPPQQQGYPPQQQQQQQQYPGQQAYPGQQQGYGPSQGTPGQYPSYSQGQGQQYGGYRPPQPGQPQQQRPYGYDQGQYGNYQQ from the exons atgtcgGTGGCATTTGCAGCTCACAGACAGCGGGGAAAGGGCGACATCACACCGGCAGCTATTCAGAAG TTGCTTGATGAAAACAATCATCTTATCCAGTGTATAATGGACTTCCAGAGCAAAGGAAAAACTGCAGAGTGCTCACA GTACCAGCAGATGTTGCACAGAAATTTAGTCTACCTGGCTACAATAGCAGACTCCAATCAGAATATGCAGTCCCTCCTGCCTGCT CCTCCTTCACAGAACATGGCTATGGGTCCAGGGGGCATGAGTCAAAGCGGCCCACCCCAGCCCCCGCACGGTCACAGCATGCCCCCTGAAGGAATGGTTGGTGGAGGACCCCCTGCCTCTCACATGCAGAACCAGATGAACGGACAGATGCCTG gacCCAATCATATGCCCATGCAAGGACCTGGACCAAACCAGCCTAACATGCCAAACAGCTCCATGAACATGCCACCTAACAGCCATGGATCAGTGGGAGGCTACAACCATTCCGTCCCATCCTCACAGAGCATGCCTGTACAGAACCAGATTAATATGAATCAAGGACAGCCTATGAGTAACTACGGCCCTCGACCAAACATGAACATGCAGCCTAACCAAG GTCCTATGATGCACCAACAGCCCCCTTCCCAACAGTACAGCATTCCTCAGGGAGGCGGGCAGCATTACCAGGGTCAACAGAACCCTATGGCAATGATGGCCCAGGTCAGCCAAGGCAACCATGTAATGGGACAAAGACCAATGCCTCCGTACAGACCACCACAGCAAG gTCCTCCTCAGCAATACGCTGGCCAGGAGGATTATTATGGGGAGCAGTACAGTCATGGTGCACAAGGCCCTCCAGAAG GTAATTCACAGTACACCCAACAGCAGGAAGCCTATCAGCAAGGACCCCCTCAGCAGCAAGGCTATCcacctcagcagcagcagcagcagcagcagtatccAGGCCAGCAAGCTTACCCAGGGCAGCAGCAAGGCTATG GTCCATCCCAGGGCACCCCAGGACAGTATCCCAGCTACTCCCAAGGGCAGGGCCAGCAGTATGGGGGTTACAGACCTCCTCAGCCTGGCCAGCCGCAGCAGCAGAGGCCTTATGGATATGATCAA